One Thermodesulfobacteriota bacterium DNA window includes the following coding sequences:
- a CDS encoding TadE/TadG family type IV pilus assembly protein, giving the protein MERIFYKMKKVREKVSAGGREGEGEGGQTLIETVFVLLLILIILFAIAEFARGWYLKNSLNNAARIGARVAVVDGALVEDLVGTLCPSASTKTLETVCAAPGVPSGATVTVDIRVPGGLPGSGSTPPVAGEVVTVSILVSFTSSTSGVFTVVPNLFPGLDMASMSSEASMRYE; this is encoded by the coding sequence ATGGAAAGAATCTTTTATAAAATGAAGAAAGTCCGGGAAAAGGTATCGGCAGGCGGGCGCGAGGGGGAGGGGGAGGGGGGACAGACCCTCATAGAGACCGTCTTCGTACTCCTGCTCATACTTATTATCCTGTTCGCCATAGCCGAGTTCGCCAGGGGCTGGTATCTTAAAAATTCGCTCAACAACGCCGCCAGGATCGGGGCGAGGGTCGCCGTAGTGGACGGCGCCCTGGTGGAAGACCTGGTTGGCACGCTCTGCCCGTCAGCTTCCACCAAAACGCTGGAGACCGTTTGCGCCGCCCCCGGAGTTCCCTCGGGTGCGACGGTGACCGTAGACATCAGAGTCCCCGGCGGCCTCCCCGGAAGCGGAAGCACCCCGCCCGTAGCGGGAGAGGTCGTAACGGTCTCCATCTTGGTCAGTTTCACCAGCAGTACCTCCGGCGTCTTTACGGTCGTCCCGAACCTCTTCCCTGGCCTGGACATGGCGAGCATGAGTTCCGAAGCGTCTATGAGATACGAATAA
- the cpaB gene encoding Flp pilus assembly protein CpaB, protein MAAKPRAVFIIGVIAVAIAAVASIYLYSYLKSQEERVLEAVATTDVVVARMAIPVGTAIELANVEAVAWPKASMPPGALTSATDAVGRVTLMGVQPGDPITEIKLMPTEGPTGILSYKIPEGHRAMTVGVDRVSGVAGFISPGNKVDVIVTTTPPGKDQPISKIILQNVPALATGHIIEQAPDGKPVEVPTVTMDLTPENSEKLALASTQGRLQLLLRKAGDTEELETVGATMQSVLAGDETLAKKKKAKVKTRGKRKAAAKRIVKPRSTKVSVEVLRDGQRTTETFRVKKEAL, encoded by the coding sequence ATGGCGGCGAAACCCCGGGCGGTCTTTATAATCGGCGTGATTGCGGTAGCCATTGCGGCGGTTGCGAGTATATACCTTTACAGCTATCTGAAGTCACAGGAAGAGCGGGTGCTGGAGGCCGTGGCGACCACCGACGTCGTGGTCGCGAGGATGGCCATCCCGGTAGGCACCGCCATTGAGCTGGCCAACGTAGAGGCCGTTGCATGGCCCAAGGCCAGCATGCCGCCGGGGGCGCTCACAAGCGCCACCGACGCGGTAGGCAGGGTAACGCTCATGGGCGTCCAGCCCGGCGACCCGATAACCGAGATAAAGCTCATGCCCACGGAGGGCCCCACCGGTATCCTCTCCTACAAGATACCCGAGGGACACAGGGCCATGACGGTCGGGGTGGACAGGGTCTCCGGCGTGGCCGGCTTCATCTCTCCGGGTAACAAGGTCGACGTAATCGTTACGACGACGCCGCCCGGCAAGGACCAGCCCATAAGCAAGATAATCCTCCAGAACGTCCCGGCCCTGGCAACGGGCCATATCATAGAGCAGGCGCCCGACGGCAAGCCCGTCGAGGTCCCCACCGTAACCATGGACCTCACCCCCGAGAACTCCGAGAAGCTGGCGCTGGCCAGCACCCAGGGCAGGCTCCAGCTCCTCTTGAGAAAGGCCGGGGATACCGAGGAACTGGAAACCGTGGGGGCAACGATGCAGTCCGTCCTCGCGGGGGACGAGACCCTGGCGAAGAAGAAGAAGGCTAAAGTGAAAACTCGCGGGAAAAGAAAGGCTGCGGCAAAACGCATTGTAAAGCCCCGGAGCACAAAAGTTTCCGTGGAGGTTCTGCGTGACGGTCAAAGGACAACCGAAACATTCAGGGTGAAAAAGGAGGCCTTATGA
- a CDS encoding pilus assembly protein N-terminal domain-containing protein has protein sequence MKNRYAAFLTAVLFTLAFSVTAGAAIPIEVPIGKGSIVSLKKVSKRISLSDPGIADMILISPTEILINGKKVGTTSMIVWDKEGKRTFFDVFVVGDLGELVEQVREVAPDSDITVEMAKDTVYLRGTLKSLATIDKVVALSKAYAPNVLNFLEVDTPEQVMLEVKVAQINKTKLKELGLSMLAKGNDAEFTTPGFVASPEGDLGGNAGFDVIPGIEGFDLESMVPQIGVAYFPAGVAAFLRAMSSKGYAKILAEPNLVVRSGERGHFLAGARIPIQQVTGVGAEQTVSISFEEVGIKLNFAPQVLESGMIRLNIDPAEVSNVSRYLSFQGVLVPEIDTREVSTSVDLKEGESLVLAGLLSEEMRKNITKVPILGDIPILGALFRSTRDELEQTELAFFITPRLVKPLAPGVRPELPGDKPLTPEEEREFRWIPGLGGGSQSGEAE, from the coding sequence ATGAAAAATAGATACGCAGCGTTTTTAACGGCGGTGCTCTTCACCCTGGCCTTCTCCGTCACGGCCGGGGCCGCGATACCTATCGAGGTGCCCATCGGGAAAGGGTCCATAGTCTCGCTTAAAAAGGTGAGCAAGAGGATCTCCCTCTCCGACCCCGGCATCGCCGACATGATACTTATATCCCCCACCGAAATACTCATAAACGGGAAAAAAGTGGGTACCACGAGCATGATCGTGTGGGACAAGGAGGGGAAGCGCACGTTCTTCGACGTCTTTGTGGTCGGGGACCTCGGCGAGTTGGTGGAGCAGGTAAGGGAGGTGGCGCCGGACTCCGACATAACGGTGGAGATGGCAAAGGACACCGTCTACTTGAGAGGAACGCTTAAAAGCCTGGCAACCATCGACAAGGTAGTGGCACTCAGCAAGGCCTACGCCCCGAACGTGCTTAACTTCCTCGAGGTGGATACGCCGGAGCAGGTCATGCTCGAGGTCAAGGTGGCCCAGATAAACAAGACAAAACTAAAGGAGCTCGGGTTGAGCATGCTTGCCAAGGGTAACGACGCCGAGTTCACCACTCCGGGCTTCGTCGCCTCCCCCGAAGGCGACCTGGGAGGTAATGCCGGCTTCGACGTCATCCCCGGGATAGAGGGCTTTGACCTCGAGAGCATGGTCCCGCAGATAGGGGTGGCCTACTTCCCGGCCGGGGTGGCCGCATTCCTGCGGGCGATGTCCTCGAAGGGCTACGCCAAGATACTGGCCGAGCCGAACCTCGTGGTAAGGAGCGGCGAAAGGGGCCACTTCCTCGCCGGCGCGAGGATCCCGATCCAGCAGGTCACCGGCGTAGGCGCCGAGCAGACCGTCTCCATAAGCTTCGAGGAGGTGGGGATAAAGCTCAACTTCGCCCCCCAAGTGCTCGAGTCCGGGATGATAAGGCTCAATATAGACCCTGCGGAGGTTAGCAACGTATCGCGCTACTTGAGCTTCCAGGGCGTTCTCGTGCCCGAGATAGACACCAGGGAGGTCTCCACCAGCGTGGACCTCAAGGAGGGAGAGAGCCTCGTACTCGCCGGGCTCCTCTCCGAGGAGATGAGGAAGAACATAACCAAGGTCCCCATACTCGGCGACATCCCCATACTCGGGGCGCTTTTCCGGAGCACCAGGGACGAGTTGGAGCAGACCGAGCTCGCGTTCTTCATAACCCCCAGGCTGGTAAAGCCGCTTGCGCCGGGCGTAAGGCCGGAACTGCCGGGGGATAAGCCGCTTACGCCCGAAGAGGAAAGGGAGTTCCGGTGGATACCGGGTCTGGGCGGAGGGTCCCAGAGCGGAGAGGCGGAATAA
- a CDS encoding pilus assembly protein TadG-related protein has translation MRPCLKNWKRNGIGLLLEEAGVSLILIFGVLFFLIIFMVIAIDVAYLYAVRGQLYNAADAAALAGVAELQGNGVAQPDARQEAWKFACENSAASSQVMLVTATATDPDTADCASPPAAEDLNIANTDGGDYDDIVVGNWDGTDFDPTDTPVNAVQVVARRTVSAPLGNFGLFFAKVLGKHTMEVGATAIAAKEGLPFIPLPLCINTVTPLATTPIDFSSPSCPGQKFLFNPPGTAQACGTSWVNYESTTSQPNPPVVRAYLENPYPIYDICDLCFRSKQGVSSVSDLEDAFDRYKQAETDMDGNPILRDGIDPLIAWKVLVPVFDNVTDCYGVPFGPNSCPGDQPTHYKVKAVAELLVTKVDAPGPDNCPHCGSNNTVGISFVGAKPLDPPVQNQMVARYFSCDNPDDMKQLMDLAGGQRLVY, from the coding sequence ATGAGACCCTGCCTTAAAAACTGGAAAAGGAACGGGATTGGACTTCTCCTTGAAGAGGCGGGGGTCTCCCTTATCCTTATATTCGGGGTCCTGTTCTTTTTAATCATCTTCATGGTCATCGCCATAGACGTAGCCTACCTCTACGCCGTGAGGGGACAGCTCTACAACGCGGCCGACGCCGCGGCCCTTGCCGGCGTGGCTGAACTGCAGGGCAACGGCGTGGCCCAGCCGGACGCGAGGCAGGAGGCGTGGAAGTTCGCCTGCGAGAACTCGGCGGCGAGCTCCCAGGTCATGCTCGTCACGGCCACGGCCACGGACCCGGACACGGCGGACTGCGCTTCCCCGCCGGCGGCCGAGGACCTGAACATCGCCAACACCGATGGCGGGGACTACGACGACATAGTGGTGGGCAACTGGGACGGAACGGACTTCGACCCGACCGACACCCCGGTGAACGCGGTCCAGGTCGTGGCGCGCCGGACCGTATCGGCCCCCTTGGGGAACTTCGGGCTCTTTTTCGCAAAAGTCCTTGGAAAGCACACCATGGAGGTCGGCGCGACCGCTATCGCGGCTAAAGAGGGGCTTCCCTTCATCCCGCTTCCACTTTGTATAAATACGGTTACGCCTTTGGCTACTACCCCTATTGATTTTTCCAGCCCCTCCTGCCCGGGGCAAAAGTTTCTTTTCAACCCACCGGGGACCGCACAGGCTTGTGGAACAAGTTGGGTTAATTATGAAAGCACTACGTCTCAGCCCAACCCCCCGGTTGTACGCGCTTACTTGGAAAACCCGTATCCCATATACGACATCTGCGACCTATGCTTCAGGTCCAAACAGGGGGTGTCCTCCGTGAGTGACCTTGAAGATGCGTTTGACAGATATAAACAGGCGGAAACCGACATGGACGGAAATCCTATCCTGAGGGATGGTATCGACCCCTTGATAGCCTGGAAGGTCCTGGTCCCTGTCTTCGATAACGTTACCGACTGTTACGGTGTTCCGTTTGGCCCCAACTCATGTCCGGGTGACCAACCGACCCACTATAAAGTTAAGGCCGTCGCCGAGCTTCTAGTTACAAAGGTTGATGCGCCAGGACCAGACAATTGCCCCCACTGTGGTTCGAATAATACGGTGGGTATTTCGTTTGTAGGAGCCAAGCCGCTGGACCCGCCGGTACAGAACCAGATGGTGGCCCGTTACTTCAGTTGTGATAATCCGGATGATATGAAGCAATTGATGGACTTGGCTGGCGGTCAAAGGCTGGTCTACTAA